In the Aridibaculum aurantiacum genome, CTGTAGTAGTTTAAACCATTCGCAGGTGTAAGATCAAGCGCTGAATATTGACCGTTTGCTGCCGTACTTGTACGGGTTGTATATATGGTTTCAAACTGGCTTCCGTTCAATGATCTTTCTACTACGTACGTTTCCAGTGTTTCTTCTTTTGCCACGTTCCAGGTAAGATTTACTGAAGGAGTTGTGGTCTTAACTGCAGTGAAAGAAATGACTTCAGCCGATAGTACGCTGCCATGCAGGCGAGTATACCAGATAGGGGCTGTAATGGTTCGTGCACCGTCCATGGTAATATCTGCATAGTAGTATCCTGTAGTGTTTGGCTGCAGGTCAAAGTCAGTGAAGTTGAGTGTGTTGCCGGTATGAGCATAAACTTCACTGGCAAGTACACCACTTCCCGGTTCTCCTTTCATTAGGCGGATGGTTGCAACAGCGGAAATGTTTGTAGGATCTGATACATGAATGGTGATGGCAGGAGCATTGTTTCCCGATGCTTCACTTCCCATTATGTGGTGGTTGAGTGTAAAGCTGACACGTGTATCACAATCATGCGTAGCGTAAAAATTCCTGTTGCGCATTGCCTGCATAAAAGAAGCCTTGCTGATATCAGGCGCAATAACCGCAAGTCGCGAATATGCCGTTCGGCCAAATGTGGTGTTGTGGTTGTCATGGTCCAGGCTTGGACCGATCTTATATCCTTTAGCCAGCATATTGCGGTAGTAGGAAAGGAAGCCCATAGGCGAAGCTGGATTGGAATAATTAGTAACAGTAGAGAAAGCAGGACCATTTTCTACGGTAGTGCCTATAACTGCACTATCAGCAGTAGCATTGTAAGGCTGCTGCAAAAGAGCATTGAAGTCAGAACTGCCTGGATGTGCAAGAATAGCAAAAGCATTATTTCCCCAGTTATTCAAAAAGCGGAATAAACCTGTAGTTCCTGTTGTTGCAGGTGTGCCGGTATAGTCGCTCTTGGCCACATACAAGTCGTAATTGTTGGTTTCCCAACCTACCAGTTTATCTACACCGTATACCAGCACGTGACCGCCACTGCTGGTCACACCCCACTCCATACCATACAAAGCAAGGAAGTTGGAACTGGTAGCATTCATTGCTTGCGTATAACCGGGCAACCAGTTCTGCTTTTTCATACCTGCACCAGCATGATTATGCTCTGATATTCCAAGAAAATCCATGCACAGCGAATTCTTAGCATAAGCATAGTTGTCTGCAGGAGTAAATGTGCTGTTGTCTTTGTTGCCATCGCTATACCTCGAGTGCGCATGCAGGTTGCCGAAATAATGATTGAAAACAGGTGCCGTAGTGGTGGTAGTGGTAGCAGTAAGCGGTTGTGGCGAAAAATATTTAGGCCCGCCTACACATCCTTGATTTACGGCAAATACAAATACGTAATAAGAAGTTCCTGGCTGCAGGTTACTAATTCTAAACCCTGTAGCAAAGCTGGAAGAAACCACGGTTCCATTTCCAAATGCGCTACCTGCAGTATAGGATGCTCCATCAACCGGAGCGGCTGATAGAGTAGAGGATGTGCTGACGATCACCAGGTAACGATCAGCATCAAAAACCGGATCAAACAAGCCATTGATAAAGTCATTGCCCGGCGATAGCTGCAGGTTAGTAGGTTGGCTTGATGGCGTATTACAAGGTTGTAAAGCCTGTGTAGTAGCATTTGCTGTTAGAGGAGCTGCCTGTAAATAAGCAGGTCCATTATTACACATCTGGTTGTTGTAGCCAAATACATAGAAGTACCATGTAGTGGAAGATGCTAAACCGTTAGCTGTAAAGTTTGTAGCTGCTGAAGAGGAGACAACAATACCATTACCAATAGTATCGCCGGCTGCGTAAGTATTTCCTGCCACAGGCAATACAGATAAAGATGGATCACTGCTCCTTATAACCAGGTATTCATCTGTATAGCTTGCCGGTGAAAAACTTCCTGAAACTGAAGTGCTGGAAATATTGGATAAAATTAGATCAGTTGGCTGAGCCTGTGGCGCAACGCATGGCTGATTACCAGATGGTGTCACAACATCTCCCGTTAAACTGTTCACTGTATTGTATGCAGGCCCTCCGCTACATAAAGCATTATATGCAAATACATGAAAGTAATACTGTGTGCCGGGGTTCAGGTCTGAGAAATTAAAAGATGTACCTGAAGTAGATACTACCACTGCATCGTCAATATTGTCGCCTGGATGATAAGTACTGCCATTTTCAGGAAAATCAGGTGTGCCATTGGTAGTAGCCAGCACCAGGTAACTATCTGCTCCAGGATTGGATGCGGTAACTGATCCCTGTATGCTGGTTGGTGTTACGTAGTTAAATACTAAGGCCGTTGGTTGCTGTTGCGGCGCCACACATGTAGCAGGCGGAACGGCTGTTATCTGTAAATTATCAATCGATATTTTAGGTCGTGCGCCTGTTGTTCCCCCGGTGCCATTGTGATAGTAAAAACGAAGGATGGCAGTCTGCGCATTGTTGAAAGCAGCGGGCAGTTGAACATTTCTTACTGATCCTGCAGTAGGATTATTATTGGTAAAGTTCAAAACCTGTGCGCCAGTTATTTCTGTAAAGGAAACATTATCTACTGAGGCATATATACGAAGTGACCCATTTCGATTTCCTGAAGAGTTGTTGATGCTTTTCCAGTCAAAGTTTAGCAAGCCGGCATTCAGCGTGCTGAAATTGAGATAAAGATCTACAGCGGCTGATGTGGTGTTATCAGTTGTGCCGGTTGAAAGAAGCACCAGGCTTTCGTTGCCTTTGTGAAGACCGCCAGAATTTTCAGAAGTGGAGAAGTTGGTGGTGGAGGTGGTGATACGTGTCCCATTGGGTATACTTCCGGATCCACCTGCAGCTACGCCTTTCCACCATTCAGCACCTGTAGTTGTCATTTGACCTGTAGAACCGCTGGCAAAACTCCAGGTGGCAATAGAGGAAAAATTTTCTGTGAAGGTAAACCGCGGCTGTACCGACATGTTTACTGGCGTTTGAGCATGCGAAAACCCTGCAATGATGCAGAAGAAAAATAAGAGGTGTTGTTTCATGGCAGAACCCGTTGGGGGGATTGCGAAAGTAATGGTAATAGGGGGTTACATTTACATTGTAACATTGCATTTTCTTTCCATGCAGCGTTACCTTCTATCGAGGACCTTTGTAACTTTATTGCACATACTTCTAAATCAATATACTATGGGTATCTGGCAGCAGATTGCAGAATATTTATATATCAAGAAAAAAGATCCGGAACAACCACATACTCAATGGATGAAGTACATGCACGGCATGAACCGGATATCAATCCTTGTATTCCTGGCGGCTATCATCTTCATGATAGTACGTTTTGTGATTCTGCCATTGACCAGGTAAGATGGCTTCCAATTTGCATTTATACCAGTAAAACCAAAATTATGGACATAGCTAACGATGCATTTGCAGAAGATAACAATCAATCTCATTCAACAGAATCCGGCGGCAAGGTTACACCCCAGATTCATCGCGATAAAGCAGATGAAAAGCTGACATTGGAAGAGGAGGCAGACCTTACACCACATGAAATAGCTGAAATGGAACGGCAGCATGCTAATGAAGCATATAAAGGTTCTAAAGGAAGTTCGGGCCCTGAGGAAAAAGATATTGCGGTGTAGAGGGTTAGTTAGAAGTTTTGTGTTTGATGTTCGGTACTAGATGGTAATCTTATTCCCGAATATGGTCCTGTATGCCATATACCTATTTCCATTAAACATTAAACTTCAAACCCCAAACCCCAAACCTACTCCTCCATAAACTCCATAATCACCTTGGCGGCATTTGATGATGCATGTCCTCCCTGTGATAAGAGCGCTTTTAGATCTGCATAATCTTTTTGAAGATGCTTTTGTCTGGCAGGGTTCTCCAGCAGGTCTTTTAGTTCCTTTATACAATTCTCCGTTGTCAAGTCATCTTGTATCAGCTCCTTTACTACCTGCTTATCCATTATCAGGTTTACCAGCGAGATGTATTTGATCTTTACGATCCGTTTAGCAATGGCAAAAGATATCTTATTGCCTTTGTAGCAAACTACTTCGGGTACACCAAATAAGGCAGTTTCTAAAGTAGCAGTACCACTTGTTACCAGGGCAGCAGTGCTACGGTTAAGCAGGTCGTATGTTTTACCACCAACAGCAGAGACGTTGGCAAAGGGTGCAAGAAACGGTTGATAAAATTCATCATCCATACCCGGTGCTTTGGCTACAATAAAATGATACTGCGGAAAGGCTTTACTTACTTCCAGCATGATCGGCAACTTTACGTTTATCTCTTGCTTGCGGCTTCCAGGTAATAGTGCTATGATAGGAGGAGTGATGGAAGGAGGTTCCTGGTTCCTGGTTCCTTGTTGATCGTCAGGCTTAGTATTAGCAGTACGTTTATATTCTTCTATTACTTCCACCAGTGGATGCCCTACATACTCCACTTTGTAATCCCACTTGCTATAAAAATCTTTTTCAAAAGGAAGTATCACCAGCATCTTATCTACGTAAGCTTTGATGGTTTTTACCCGGTTTTCCTTCCATGCCCATACCTGCGGCGATATGTAGTAAATGGTTTTATAACCTTGCTGCTTTGCCCATTTCGCCAGCCTGATGTTGAAGCCGGGATAATCAATAAATATGACAACATCTGGTTTATAGGCAGCTATGTCTTGTTTGCAAAAATCAATATTCCTGAAGATGGTGCGCAGGTTCATAAGCACTTCTACAAAGCCCATAAAAGCAAGATCACGATAATGTTTTACCAGTGTTGCGCCTTGTTGTTGCATCATATCGCCACCCCAACACCTTATGTCAGCCGAATTATCCAACTGGTGCAGGTGCTTTATAAGATTGCTTCCATGCAGATCGCCGCTTGCTTCCCCTGCAATGATGTAATACTTCATGTAGTGCCCATTCAATTTTGTGCAATGTACAGGAACTTAAAGAACAGGCGGAGTGGGAGCTGGCTTCTTGTACCACCGAAAGCCAAACGTCTTCATTTACCTAATGAAGTACGATGCATATTAGTGAAGAGCATAAACAAAAAAGGCTGGCAAAATGCCAGCCTTTAGCTTTATCTGAATAAGAACTTATGCTTTTGGATCAAGTGCTCTTTTGATGCGCTCTTGCAGATCTAAAAGGTGAAGTTTACTCATGTTATCAGTTGTTCCTGCTATGGCAGCATTTACCTGTGTTCTCAGTTTCAAAAGCTGACCACGGGCAATGGCAGGCATATCATTCCTTGTAGAACTACCAGCGCTGCTGCTTCCTCCAATCATGATCACCATCCCTGATGATGAAGGTGGGTTGAGCATATTGTCCAGCTTAGTAACATAGCTTTTTTGCAATCCACGACGATAAAAGTCAATAGCTTTTTTGCTGTTCAATTCAGTAAATAAACCTGACTGTATATCGTTAAGAAGTTCAATAGCATTGTAAGCTTTGCTATCGCCGAAACGAAGAGCGGAAGCTTGTAACCTGCTCAGCCTGTCGTTACTCATCAACGAGGTTAGTATGCTTTCCTGTGCAGAACCTAAAGGATCGCTGGTGCCAAGATTGTTCAGGCGATTCATATAGTTGTTGTTGATCAGCCACTCAGGTGTTTGAAACAGTTGCTTGTGAAGAAAGTTTACAGCATCGCGCTGAATAGCCTTAGGCGTTACTTCATACACAGGCTCATCTTGCATTGAAGATTTAAAGTTCTGGTATACACCACCAACATTGTTTACAACGTGGCTCATGTACTGCCTGAACTGGCCAATAAGTGCACCATACATTTGCTGCAGGTTCTCGTACTGGTCGTTCTCCTCTTTTGTCCAGTCAGCAAGATTTTTAAGTACAACCTTCAGGTTTTTTATACCATATTCACTTGCTTTCATTGCGTTGTCGCCAAGGTCTTCACGCTGGCTACGCGGATCATTTTGGTTTCCCTGCTCATAAGTTCCAAACCACGTGCGTGGGTTGTTCTTTATGGTTTCAATGATCAGCTTGTTGCTGGCTGCTTTTTGCTCCGCTTCTGTTTCGCCCGGAATGTAACCATAGCCCCAACGGATCGCCCATTTGTCATAGTCGCCTATCCGCGGAAATAAGCCTGCATCCGCTATATTGTCTTCTGGTTGTGCTACATAATTGAAACGCGCATAATCCATGATAGAAGGCGTGTGTCCATTTTTCTCAACCCATGCCTTGTCTCTCAGTTTTTCTACAGGAACCGTACTACTGCTGCCCATATTATGTGCAAGGCCAATAGTATGTCCAACCTCGTGAGACGAAACGAAACGTATCAGTTGACCCATCAGGTCATCATCAAACTCCATTTTACGAGCACGTGGATTAACAGCACCGGCTTGTATAAAGAACCAGTTATGAACCAGCTTCATTACGTTGTGATACCATCCAATATGGCTTTCCAAAATTTCTCCTGAACGCGGGTCGTGAACATTAGGACCATAAGCATTTTCAATATCGGAAGCGAAGTAGCGCAATACTGAAAAACGTGCATCTTCAAGGCTCATAGATGAGTCATTTTCAGGCCACTCTTTTCCTACAATAGCATTTTTAAAACCAGCGGCTTCAAATGCTACTTGCCAGTCGTTGATGCCTTGGATCAGGAAACTGCGCCATTTGCGTGGAGTAGCTGGATCTATATAGTATATGATCGGCTTTTTAGGTTCTACCAGTTCACCTCTTTTCCAATTATCTACATCCTCATCTTTAGGTTCCAATCTCCAGCGTACGGCAAAGTTTTTTTCCTGTACACGCTGTTGTTGGTCATTGAATGTGGTGAAATGATCCCTGAAAAAACCTACGCGCCTGTCATAATACCTTACCTGCATTGGCACCTTAGGCAACAACATCAAAGATGTATTGAGCTCAACCGTAACAGCACCCGCTGAACTGGCAGCTGGTATTTGTGCTGCTGTTGTTAGACCTCCTGGTGATGGAGAGGCATTGAAAGTTTTAACAGTTCTTATTTCAGTATTTATAGGGAAGGTTTGAATGGTAGATATATAAGAACGATCCGTAGCCAATGAGCCTAATCCAAACATTCTTTTAGACGATGGACTGATACTTACCACCTGGTTGTCGCCTTTGAAAAAGTCAGTCACTTCTATAACCACGCTGGCTGAGTCTTTACCATAAGCTGCAATAGGAAACGCAGCTGCGATAGCATTTAGGTTACTATTGCTTACTGCCCTGCTGATAACGTTTGATGTATCGGAAACATTTACCAGCGTTACCACCCGCATAAAAACATTATTGCTCGGACCTCTTTCGAAGGTGATGGTTTGATTGTTTGTCAATTCACCGCCAAAAGTGCTATAGCCAGACTGCTTGTTATAAGGCACCTTGATAAACCTTGTAACAGCCATGATCTCCCTGTTGAGGGTAGAGTCTGCTATTTCAAAAAAATATTTGTCTTCTACTTTATGTACTGTGAACAAACCTTTTTTAGAGACCGCTTTATCAGTTATCACCTCTTTATAAGGCTTGATAGTACTACGAGGAGTAACTGGTGCTGGTGATCCAGCAGTATTGCCCGGTGTAGGTGGGGTAGGTGGAGGGGTCGGCCTTGTTTGCGAAATTGATAAGGTATAGCAAAAGGCTAATAGAGTAGCTAATCCTAACTTTTTAATTTTCATTCTTTAATAGGAGTTTATAAAAAAAGGTGATGAAGGTACGAATGAACGCATTTGTTTTTAGTTAAAGTAGATGAACTTACCACCACTACAGATGTATAGTAATAATCAAGAGATAATGTATAGAGCCAATAGGTGATAGGTTTACCCTGTAATACATATATTTCTAATGGCCTAAATGTTGCTATACCTTTAGAAGATGATGATAGAAGCATGCTGATCATTCTAAAATGCTTACTTTGTTGGCGTTATAAAAAATTATGACGAAACGCATTCTTCTTTAATCATTATTTTCAGTAGAATTGCCAAAATTTGGAAGTAAACAATTAAACAAATTCTTAAATCTAAAAACATCGAATCATGGCGGAATCTAAACCAACTGCTACAGCAAAAAGCCCAAATTCAGTTCAACCAAAGAAGTCAGGAAATGTAATTGCATGGATCGCCCCGTTTGCTTGTATACTTACGGGTTATTTAATCTGGCGTTTTGTGATGGGTAATGCAAGCGGTTTTGAAAATCCTGATACATCAGGTGCATGGTTTTGGCCTCACCACACTGGCCCTAAATCTGCGTTGAATGGAATTTATGAAGGTGGTATAGTTGTACCTGTTCTGATAGCAAACCTTTTGGTTGTAATCGTGTTTGTGGTTGAAAGGTTGTTAACTATCTCTAAGGCTTCTGGTAAAGGAAGTATTGCAGAATTTATCAGGAAAGTACAGTTTCATCTTGCTAATAAAGATGTAGATAAAGCAATTGCTGAGTGCGACAGGCAAAAAGGTTCTGTTGGTAATGTAATGAAAGCTGGTCTGCGTAAGTACAAAGAGATGATTGCTAACACTGAACTTGAAACAGATCAGAAAGTATTAAACATCCAAAAAGAAGTAGAAGAAGCTACAGCTCTTGAACTGCCTATGCTTGAGAAGAACCTTGTGTTCCTTTCTACTATCGCATCTGTTGCTACTTTGATCGGTCTGTTTGGTACCGTACTTGGAATGATCAGGTCATTCGCCGCTCTTGGAGAAGCTGGTGGTGGTGATGCTGCTCGTGAACTTTCAAAAGGTATCGCTGAAGCCCTTTACAATACCGCATTAGGTATCGGTACTTCTGCATTGGCTATCATTTTCTATAACATCTTTACTACTAAGATTGATGCTATCACTTATGGTATTGATGAATCTGGATTTACTTTAACACAGAGCTTCGCAGCTAACTATAAATAATCTTTGGATTATTTGTGGAATGCGAGAAGTTTTGAATCTAATCATTGAATTAAATAAGTAAATATGGCCAGACCCAAATTGCCACGCAAAAGCACGTCAGTGGATATGACGGCAATGTGTGACGTGGCTTTTCTCCTGTTGTCTTTCTTTATCTTGACAACAAAATTCAAACCTTCTGAAACAGTTGCAGTAACTACTCCAAGCTCAGTTTCGTCTAAAGTGGCGCCTGAAAAAGATGTAACGCTAGTAAGTTTCACCAAAGATGGCAAGGTCTTCCTTTCGCTTGATAACAAAGCAGTTAAAGAAGAAATGGCTCGTCAGATAAACTCCAGCACAAGTGTTGGACTTACACCTGAAGAAGTAGAGCTTTTTAAAGATGCCAGTCTTTTCGGTACATCTGTAGGTCAATTGAAGTCTTTTTTAAGACTACCAAAGGAGCAACTCAATGGTCAGGCTCTGCCTGGAATTCCTGCACAGGATACTGCAAACAATGAAATGGTAGAGTGGATGCGTTACGTAGTTTTAGGACATGCTGCTGCCGGGGAGAGAATGAACCTCCTTATCAAAGGCGACAATCTTGCTAAGTATCCAACTTTCAAGAATGTTATTGATGCATTCAAGAAGAACGACCAATTCAAGTTTCAGATGATTACCAATCCTGAAGGCGTTCCGGAAGGAACCGATCTTTGGAAACGCTTCATGCAGGGTGGTAAGATTTCAGAGGACTAACATTATTAACAATAAAATCATTTGAGCCATGGCAGAAATGGATACCTCCGGTGGAGGTGGACATAAGAAAGGACCCGGAGTTAAGAAGGCCAAAAAACTATCCACACGTGTAGACCTTACACCGATGGTGGATCTTGGTTTCCTGCTTATTACTTTCTTCATCTTCACCACCACCATGAGTCAGCCAACAGCAATGAGGCTGTTCCTACCAAAGGATGCTGACAAGCCTGAAGAGCAGAACAAAGCAAAGGAAAGTGGTGCACTTACCCTGATGCTTGGAAAAAACACAGGTGTCTTTTATTATGAAGGTCAATTGGATCCTACCGGTTCAAACTTCAAGTCGAGCACTATGAAGCAGATCCGCGATGTGATCATTGAAAAGAAAAGAAGAACGCCTGCTGACGACCTGGTAATAGTTATCAAACCTGGACCAGAGTCTACGTATAAAGATGTAGTAGATATTCTTGATGAGATGACGATTAATGACATTAAGCGTTACGCCTTAGTGGAAATTTCTCCTGTTGAAGCACAGTTAGTTAGTTTAACTGAAGGAGCAGGCGGATAATTTTTGTTATGGATTTCTACACCACATGCATCTAACATTTAAAGACATCAAAAATGGATATTAATCAACTTCGAACTGCCGACATCCTCGACATCGTTTTTGAGGGTAGGAACAAGGACTACGGAGCTTACCAGCTGCGTAAGACTTACTCCCGCAGGCTTAGTATTGCCTTGGGTGTAATGCTCCTGGCAGCTTTACTTCTTATTCTAACCACTTTGTTCGCAGGTGGTCCGGAAGATGAGGGTAAGCAAATAATTGTACAGGACGTGCAATTAGAGGATATTAAAAAGCAGGAAGAGAAGAAGCCTGAGCCGCCACCACCTCCTCCGCCGCCTCCTGCTCCAGAGCCACCAAAAGTGGAGATCACCAAATTCACTCCTCCGCAAATTGTGAAGGATGAGCAGGTGAAGCCTGAAGAGCAGATTAAAGAGATAGAAAAGATGGAGGACACTAAGATCGGTACCATCAACCAGGAAGGTAAGAAAGACGAAGGTTTTGTTGCCCCTCCGGTAGAAGAAAAAGGTACTGGTGTAGTAGAAGCTCCTAAAAAGGTAGAAGAAGACTACGACAAGGTTTTCACCAAAGTGGAAAAAGAAGCAAAATTCCCTGGTGGACCTGAAGCCTGGAGAAGGTTCCTTGAAAGAAACCTGAACGCTAACGTAGCAGCTGATGATGGCGCTCCTGCAGGAAATTACACTGTACGAGTTCAATTCATCGTGGACAAAGAAGGTAGCATCAGTAACGTGCAAGCGATTGATGTTCCAAAAGCTTGTCCTAGTTGCGGACCAGAAGCAGTAAAGGTTATCAAAAGAGGTCCTAAATGGGATCCAGCTGTACAAAATGGTCGTAACGTAATTTACCAGGCTATACAGCACATCACATTCCAGGTGGTAGACCAATAATAATCACATTGGCTTTTTTATTAAGATCCTCCAATCCGGGGGATCTTTTTTTTGTACCTAACTTGCAGCCTCTAATAAATAACTATGTTAGGTAAGCTGGCAGGATGGGATGATACGATTGTTGCTTTAGCTACACCACCAGGTGTAGGCGCCATTGGCGTTGTAAGGCTAAGTGGAAATGATGCCATCCATATCACCAATCAATTATTTCCTTCTAAAAATCTTTTAGATCAGCCATCGCATACACTGCATGTGGGACTTCTAAAGAAGGATGGTATAGCCATAGACCAGGTAGTTATTTCACTTTATAAAGCGCCAGCTTCTTATACTGGTGAGAACGTAGTAGAGATTTCATCTCACGGTTCGCCTTAT is a window encoding:
- a CDS encoding fibronectin type III domain-containing protein, which gives rise to MKQHLLFFFCIIAGFSHAQTPVNMSVQPRFTFTENFSSIATWSFASGSTGQMTTTGAEWWKGVAAGGSGSIPNGTRITTSTTNFSTSENSGGLHKGNESLVLLSTGTTDNTTSAAVDLYLNFSTLNAGLLNFDWKSINNSSGNRNGSLRIYASVDNVSFTEITGAQVLNFTNNNPTAGSVRNVQLPAAFNNAQTAILRFYYHNGTGGTTGARPKISIDNLQITAVPPATCVAPQQQPTALVFNYVTPTSIQGSVTASNPGADSYLVLATTNGTPDFPENGSTYHPGDNIDDAVVVSTSGTSFNFSDLNPGTQYYFHVFAYNALCSGGPAYNTVNSLTGDVVTPSGNQPCVAPQAQPTDLILSNISSTSVSGSFSPASYTDEYLVIRSSDPSLSVLPVAGNTYAAGDTIGNGIVVSSSAATNFTANGLASSTTWYFYVFGYNNQMCNNGPAYLQAAPLTANATTQALQPCNTPSSQPTNLQLSPGNDFINGLFDPVFDADRYLVIVSTSSTLSAAPVDGASYTAGSAFGNGTVVSSSFATGFRISNLQPGTSYYVFVFAVNQGCVGGPKYFSPQPLTATTTTTTAPVFNHYFGNLHAHSRYSDGNKDNSTFTPADNYAYAKNSLCMDFLGISEHNHAGAGMKKQNWLPGYTQAMNATSSNFLALYGMEWGVTSSGGHVLVYGVDKLVGWETNNYDLYVAKSDYTGTPATTGTTGLFRFLNNWGNNAFAILAHPGSSDFNALLQQPYNATADSAVIGTTVENGPAFSTVTNYSNPASPMGFLSYYRNMLAKGYKIGPSLDHDNHNTTFGRTAYSRLAVIAPDISKASFMQAMRNRNFYATHDCDTRVSFTLNHHIMGSEASGNNAPAITIHVSDPTNISAVATIRLMKGEPGSGVLASEVYAHTGNTLNFTDFDLQPNTTGYYYADITMDGARTITAPIWYTRLHGSVLSAEVISFTAVKTTTPSVNLTWNVAKEETLETYVVERSLNGSQFETIYTTRTSTAANGQYSALDLTPANGLNYYRLKMISKDGKVSYSKVVAVNFKDANVTSLDVYPNPVSSVLQMNINSTTAETATVFIQDVFGRSILARSIGLRKGVQVIPLSLDNIPGGTYFISLQLKDQKLSKKIVKQ
- a CDS encoding DUF6728 family protein, which translates into the protein MAEPVGGIAKVMVIGGYIYIVTLHFLSMQRYLLSRTFVTLLHILLNQYTMGIWQQIAEYLYIKKKDPEQPHTQWMKYMHGMNRISILVFLAAIIFMIVRFVILPLTR
- the lpxB gene encoding lipid-A-disaccharide synthase, whose protein sequence is MKYYIIAGEASGDLHGSNLIKHLHQLDNSADIRCWGGDMMQQQGATLVKHYRDLAFMGFVEVLMNLRTIFRNIDFCKQDIAAYKPDVVIFIDYPGFNIRLAKWAKQQGYKTIYYISPQVWAWKENRVKTIKAYVDKMLVILPFEKDFYSKWDYKVEYVGHPLVEVIEEYKRTANTKPDDQQGTRNQEPPSITPPIIALLPGSRKQEINVKLPIMLEVSKAFPQYHFIVAKAPGMDDEFYQPFLAPFANVSAVGGKTYDLLNRSTAALVTSGTATLETALFGVPEVVCYKGNKISFAIAKRIVKIKYISLVNLIMDKQVVKELIQDDLTTENCIKELKDLLENPARQKHLQKDYADLKALLSQGGHASSNAAKVIMEFMEE
- a CDS encoding zinc-dependent metalloprotease yields the protein MKIKKLGLATLLAFCYTLSISQTRPTPPPTPPTPGNTAGSPAPVTPRSTIKPYKEVITDKAVSKKGLFTVHKVEDKYFFEIADSTLNREIMAVTRFIKVPYNKQSGYSTFGGELTNNQTITFERGPSNNVFMRVVTLVNVSDTSNVISRAVSNSNLNAIAAAFPIAAYGKDSASVVIEVTDFFKGDNQVVSISPSSKRMFGLGSLATDRSYISTIQTFPINTEIRTVKTFNASPSPGGLTTAAQIPAASSAGAVTVELNTSLMLLPKVPMQVRYYDRRVGFFRDHFTTFNDQQQRVQEKNFAVRWRLEPKDEDVDNWKRGELVEPKKPIIYYIDPATPRKWRSFLIQGINDWQVAFEAAGFKNAIVGKEWPENDSSMSLEDARFSVLRYFASDIENAYGPNVHDPRSGEILESHIGWYHNVMKLVHNWFFIQAGAVNPRARKMEFDDDLMGQLIRFVSSHEVGHTIGLAHNMGSSSTVPVEKLRDKAWVEKNGHTPSIMDYARFNYVAQPEDNIADAGLFPRIGDYDKWAIRWGYGYIPGETEAEQKAASNKLIIETIKNNPRTWFGTYEQGNQNDPRSQREDLGDNAMKASEYGIKNLKVVLKNLADWTKEENDQYENLQQMYGALIGQFRQYMSHVVNNVGGVYQNFKSSMQDEPVYEVTPKAIQRDAVNFLHKQLFQTPEWLINNNYMNRLNNLGTSDPLGSAQESILTSLMSNDRLSRLQASALRFGDSKAYNAIELLNDIQSGLFTELNSKKAIDFYRRGLQKSYVTKLDNMLNPPSSSGMVIMIGGSSSAGSSTRNDMPAIARGQLLKLRTQVNAAIAGTTDNMSKLHLLDLQERIKRALDPKA
- a CDS encoding MotA/TolQ/ExbB proton channel family protein encodes the protein MAESKPTATAKSPNSVQPKKSGNVIAWIAPFACILTGYLIWRFVMGNASGFENPDTSGAWFWPHHTGPKSALNGIYEGGIVVPVLIANLLVVIVFVVERLLTISKASGKGSIAEFIRKVQFHLANKDVDKAIAECDRQKGSVGNVMKAGLRKYKEMIANTELETDQKVLNIQKEVEEATALELPMLEKNLVFLSTIASVATLIGLFGTVLGMIRSFAALGEAGGGDAARELSKGIAEALYNTALGIGTSALAIIFYNIFTTKIDAITYGIDESGFTLTQSFAANYK
- a CDS encoding ExbD/TolR family protein; amino-acid sequence: MARPKLPRKSTSVDMTAMCDVAFLLLSFFILTTKFKPSETVAVTTPSSVSSKVAPEKDVTLVSFTKDGKVFLSLDNKAVKEEMARQINSSTSVGLTPEEVELFKDASLFGTSVGQLKSFLRLPKEQLNGQALPGIPAQDTANNEMVEWMRYVVLGHAAAGERMNLLIKGDNLAKYPTFKNVIDAFKKNDQFKFQMITNPEGVPEGTDLWKRFMQGGKISED
- a CDS encoding ExbD/TolR family protein, translating into MAEMDTSGGGGHKKGPGVKKAKKLSTRVDLTPMVDLGFLLITFFIFTTTMSQPTAMRLFLPKDADKPEEQNKAKESGALTLMLGKNTGVFYYEGQLDPTGSNFKSSTMKQIRDVIIEKKRRTPADDLVIVIKPGPESTYKDVVDILDEMTINDIKRYALVEISPVEAQLVSLTEGAGG
- a CDS encoding energy transducer TonB; protein product: MDINQLRTADILDIVFEGRNKDYGAYQLRKTYSRRLSIALGVMLLAALLLILTTLFAGGPEDEGKQIIVQDVQLEDIKKQEEKKPEPPPPPPPPPAPEPPKVEITKFTPPQIVKDEQVKPEEQIKEIEKMEDTKIGTINQEGKKDEGFVAPPVEEKGTGVVEAPKKVEEDYDKVFTKVEKEAKFPGGPEAWRRFLERNLNANVAADDGAPAGNYTVRVQFIVDKEGSISNVQAIDVPKACPSCGPEAVKVIKRGPKWDPAVQNGRNVIYQAIQHITFQVVDQ